One segment of Passer domesticus isolate bPasDom1 chromosome 24, bPasDom1.hap1, whole genome shotgun sequence DNA contains the following:
- the TMEM222 gene encoding transmembrane protein 222: MAAAEPGMKQFNGGGGGAPDAERGRFPHCVVWTPIPVLTWLFPIIGHMGICTSAGVIRDFAGPYFVSEDNMAFGKPVKYWKLDPSKVCASGPNAWDTAVHDASEEYKHRMHNLCCDNCHSHVALALNLMRYDNSTSWNMVKLCFFTLLYGKYVSIGGFVKTWLPFVLFLGVIVTVVLTLHLR, from the exons ATGGCGGCGGCGGAGCCCGGCATGAAGCAGTTcaatggcggcggcggcggcgcgccgGACGCGGAGCGCGGCCGCTTCCCGCACTGCGTGGTGTGGACCCCGATCCCCGTGCTGAC gtggcTGTTCCCCATCATTGGCCACATGGGCATCTGCACCTCGGCCGGCGTCATCCGCGACTTCGCGGGGCCCTACTTCGTGTCC GAAGACAACATGGCCTTTGGGAAACCTGTGAA GTACTGGAAACTGGATCCCAGCAAAGTCTGTGCCTCTGGCCCCAACGCCTGGGACACGGCCGTGCACGACGCCTCCGAGGAGTACAAGCACCGCATG CACAACCTTTGCTGTGACAACTGCCATTCCCACGTGGCTCTGGCCTTAAACTTGATGCGATACGACAACAGCACCTCCTGGAACATGGTGAAACTGTGCTTCTTCACACTCCTCTACGGGAAATACGTCAG CATAGGGGGGTTTGTGAAGACCTGGCTGCCCTTTGTGCTGTTCCTGGGGGTGATTGTGACCGTGGTTCTCACCCTGCACCTGCGGTGA
- the SYTL1 gene encoding synaptotagmin-like protein 1, producing the protein MLASLVHARRAEQPLSPRCPRAVPALSPPPRMALRPEALLDLSFLTEEERGCIARVLRRDRQLRRREQGRVSKLRQSVSDPARLRSLSGDWFCLARAQRHQPALGSDLVRASIRRRSPARGPAELGRLEPRAEEEDDEDEEDEEEDEDEDEDGALGTDESCPPEELQEVTVPQPSPPAPAVEGTPVSQPGPQGDSPAREREQPGDTGGPSPGPCSTEEDEEEEEEAHSSHSAGQRPETPQRDQNPPEPVSPQNGHSPPSLLSTSSSVSSLSSSTLSGSLRSLYSEAELGRVAVRGCVQFSLRYRAADQELQVHVLRCRQLAEAKKQRSDPYIKTYLLPDKSNRSKRKTAVRKRSLDPVFNETLKYKLEERDLQGRTLNLSVWHHDSLGRNLFLGEVEVALGTWDWANTRPEWFSLQPRVPVPPGGLASRGSLNLALKFIPAGSEGAGLPPTGELHIWVKDARSLVPLQGGTVDAFVQCYVLPDDSKASRQKTRVVRRSLSPLFNHTMVYDGFQARDLAEACAEFTLWHREAFAKRQLGGVRLSLGTGSSYGLPVGWMDSTAEEQRVWQQLLEQPRRWVEALLPLRTDLVPRA; encoded by the exons ATGCTGGCATCGCTGGTGCACGCCCGGCGCGCTGAGCAGCcgctgtccccgcgctgtccccgcgctgtccccgcgctgtcGCCGCCGCCCCGCATGGCGCTGCGGCCCGAGGCGCTGCTGGACCTGAGCTTCCTGACGGAGGAGGAGCGCGGCTGCATCGCCCGGGTGCTGCGGCGAGACCGGCAGCTCCGCCGGAGGGAGCAGGGCCGCGTCAG CAAGCTCCGGCAGTCGGTGTCGGACCCGGCGCGGCTGCGGAGCCTCAGCGGGGACTGGTTCTGCCTGGCCCGGGCGCAGCGCCACCAGCCCGCGCTGGGCTCCGACCTGGTGCGCGCCTCCATCCGCCgcaggagcccagcccggg GACCCGCGGAGCTGGGGCGCCTGGAGCCgcgggcagaggaggaggatgatgaggatgaggaggatgaggaggaggatgaggatgaggatgaggatggtgcCTTGGGGACGGACGAGAG ctgccccccggaggagctgcaggaggtcACTGTGCCCCAG cccagcccccccgccccggccgTGGAGGGGACCCCAGTGTCACAGCCCGGGCCGCAGGGTGACAGCCCGGCGAGGGAGCGGGAGCAGCCAG GTGACACGGGAGGTCCCTCCCCCGGCCCGTGCAGCacggaggaggatgaggaggaggaggaggaagcacaCAGCAGCCACAGCGCTGGgcag CGACCAGAGACCCCCCAGAGGGATCAGAACCCCCCAGAGCCAGTGTCCCCACAGAACGGCCACAGCCCCCCGAGCCTGCTGAGCACCAGCTCCTCCGTGTCCAGCCTCAGCTCCTCCACG CTGAGCGGGAGCCTGAGGAGCCTGTACAGCGAGGCCGAGCTGGGCCGCGTGGCCGTGCGCGGCTGCGTGCAGTTCTCGCTGCGCTACCGCGCGGCCgaccaggagctgcaggtgcaCGTCCTGCGCTGCCGGCAGCTGGCCGAGGCCAAGAAGCAGCGCTCGGACCC GTACATCAAGACGTACCTGCTGCCCGACAAGTCCAACCGCAGCAAGCGCAAGACCGCCGTGAGGAAGAGGAGCTTGGATCCCGTCTTCAACGAGACCCTCAAG TACAAGCTGGAGGAGAGGGACCTGCAGGGCCGGACCCTGAACCTGTCCGTGTGGCACCACGACAGCCTGGGCAGGAACCTCTTCCTGGGCGAGGTGGAGGTGGCGCTGGGCACCTGGGACTGGGCCAACACCCGCCCCGAGTGGTTCAGCCTCCAGCCGCGG GTGCCCGTCCCCCCGGGCGGCCTGGCCAGCCGCGGCAGCCTCAACCTGGCGCTCAAGTTCATCCCGGCCGGCTCGGAAG GAGCGGGGCTGCCACCCACGGGCGAGCTGCACATCTGGGTGAAGGACGCCCGGAGCCTCGTCCCGCTGCAGGGCGGCACCGTGGACGCCTTCGTGCAGTG CTACGTGCTGCCGGATGACAGCAAGGCCAGCCGGCAGAAGACGCGGGTGGTGAGGAGGAGCCTGAGCCCCCTGTTCAACCACACCATGGTGTACGACGGCTTCCAGGCCAGGGACCTGGCCGAGGCCTGCGCCGAGTTCACGCTCTGGCACCGCGAGGCCTTCGCCAAGCGCCAGCTGGGCGGCGTGCGCCTCAGCCTGGGCACGG GCAGCAGCTACGGGCTGCCCGTGGGCTGGATGGACTCCACGGCCGAGGAGCAGCGcgtgtggcagcagctgctggagcagccccggcGCTGGGTGGAGGCTCTGCTGCCCCTGCGCACCGACCTGGTGCCCCGGGCATAG
- the CD164L2 gene encoding CD164 sialomucin-like 2 protein isoform X3 has protein sequence MPGRGAAGGSPRRGGRRGGGRTGLRSPPRREGVPESPARAAALPGPRGTLETAVVPGTAAAAPGSSVRGSVRFGSVRFGSVRPSLTGASSGAERREPGPGPGGIGRGPGKARSVPGTGLERALSAGTGRCGAGCAGVCRCAVCAVCTACTGVCRCAQLCSGVFTCVRVHTGVFTCVFTCVQVFIGVFTGVHRCVQVCTGVFRCAQVCSQGLSPCCPCSPGFPRPLCVWVWWGSHPLRAPHTPGPAGAGRGGAAPSSGAASRGRASAPLSREIRGHTSRWERAEPGRAEPGRAMAPAGRAALRCALLCALLCAHGAAPTRAGECGKLSSCEVCTGSSRPHNGTDCVWVGCRTPEEPGAGSCVQRGSAVPGTCALYNSSALCPALKSHTEEPPRPHSKEPVTHSTRTTTSAPLTGSPEFHPPGFDTASFVGGMVLVLCVQAVAFFVIKFIKSKDSTYQTLI, from the exons aTGCCCggccggggggctgcggggggctcCCCCcggagaggaggaaggagaggaggaggaaggacagGGCTGCGCTCCCCGCCGAGGAGAGAGGGGGTCCCGGAGAGCCCAGCCCGGGCTGCGGCTCTGCCGGGACCCCGCGGCACTCTGGAGACCGCGGTGGTCCCGGGCACGGCTGCGGCCGCCCCTGGGAGCTCGGTCAGAGGCTCGGTTCGGTTCGGTTCGGTTCGGTTCGGTTCGGTTCGGCCCAGCCTGACGGGAGCTTCCAGCGGTGCTGAACGGCGGGAGCCGGGACCCGGCCCCGGGGGGATCGGCCGCGGCCCTGGGAAGGCTCGGAGCGTCCCGGGCACGGGGCTGGAGCGGGCACTGAGCGCGGGCACGGGCCGGTGCGGGGCAGGATGTGcgggtgtgtgcaggtgtgcgGTGTGTGCGGTGTGTACAGCGTGcacaggtgtgtgcaggtgtgcacAGCTGTGTTCAGGTGTGTTCACATGTGTTCGGGTGCACACAGGTGTGTTCACATGTGTGTTCACGTGTGTTCAGGTATTCATAGGTGTGTTCACAG gtgtgcacaggtgtgttcaggtgtgcacag gtgtgttcaggtgtgcacaggtgtgcTCACAGGGGCTCAGTCCGTGCTGTCCGTGCAGCCCCGGTTTCCCGCGGCCgctgtgtgtgtgggtgtggtGGGGGTCGCACCCCCTGAGAGCCCCCCACACCCCCGGGCctgccggggcggggcggggcggggccgccccctCCTCCGGGGCCGCCTCCCGCGGGCGCGCATCCGCTCCGCTCTCCCGGGAGATCCGCGGGCACACCTCCCGCTGGGAGCGCgccgagccgggccgagccgagccgggccgggccatggcccCGGCGGGCCGCGCGGCGCTGCGCTGCGCGCTGCTGTGCGCGCTGCTGTGCGCGCACGGAGCCGCTCCCACCCGCGCAG GAGAGTGTGGCAAGCTGAGCTCCTGCGAGgtgtgcacaggcagcagcCGCCCCCACAACGGCACCGACTGCGTCTGGGTGGGCTGCAGGACCCCCGAGGAGccag gagcagggagctgcgTGCAGCGGGGCTCGGCGGTGCCGGGGACCTGCGCCCTCTACAACAGCAGCGCCCTGTGCCCAG cactGAAGTCCCACACGGAAGAACCTCCACGACCGCACAGCAAGGAGCCAGTGACACACTCCACAA GGACCACCACGAGTGCCCCCCTGACGGGCAGCCCCGAGTTCCACCCGCCCGGCTTCGACACGGCGAGTTTCGTGGGGGGCATGGTGCTGGTGCTGTGCGTGCAGGCCGTCGCCTTCTTCGTCATCAAGTTCATCAAGTCCAAGGACAGCACCTACCAAACGCT GATCTGA
- the CD164L2 gene encoding CD164 sialomucin-like 2 protein isoform X2, producing MPGRGAAGGSPRRGGRRGGGRTGLRSPPRREGVPESPARAAALPGPRGTLETAVVPGTAAAAPGSSVRGSVRFGSVRFGSVRPSLTGASSGAERREPGPGPGGIGRGPGKARSVPGTGLERALSAGTGRCGAGCAGVCRCAVCAVCTACTGVCRCAQLCSGVFTCVRVHTGVFTCVFTCVQVFIGVFTGVHRCVQVCTGVFRCAQVCSQGLSPCCPCSPGFPRPLCVWVWWGSHPLRAPHTPGPAGAGRGGAAPSSGAASRGRASAPLSREIRGHTSRWERAEPGRAEPGRAMAPAGRAALRCALLCALLCAHGAAPTRAGECGKLSSCEVCTGSSRPHNGTDCVWVGCRTPEEPGAGSCVQRGSAVPGTCALYNSSALCPALKSHTEEPPRPHSKEPVTHSTRTTTSAPLTGSPEFHPPGFDTASFVGGMVLVLCVQAVAFFVIKFIKSKDSTYQTLEDNQ from the exons aTGCCCggccggggggctgcggggggctcCCCCcggagaggaggaaggagaggaggaggaaggacagGGCTGCGCTCCCCGCCGAGGAGAGAGGGGGTCCCGGAGAGCCCAGCCCGGGCTGCGGCTCTGCCGGGACCCCGCGGCACTCTGGAGACCGCGGTGGTCCCGGGCACGGCTGCGGCCGCCCCTGGGAGCTCGGTCAGAGGCTCGGTTCGGTTCGGTTCGGTTCGGTTCGGTTCGGTTCGGCCCAGCCTGACGGGAGCTTCCAGCGGTGCTGAACGGCGGGAGCCGGGACCCGGCCCCGGGGGGATCGGCCGCGGCCCTGGGAAGGCTCGGAGCGTCCCGGGCACGGGGCTGGAGCGGGCACTGAGCGCGGGCACGGGCCGGTGCGGGGCAGGATGTGcgggtgtgtgcaggtgtgcgGTGTGTGCGGTGTGTACAGCGTGcacaggtgtgtgcaggtgtgcacAGCTGTGTTCAGGTGTGTTCACATGTGTTCGGGTGCACACAGGTGTGTTCACATGTGTGTTCACGTGTGTTCAGGTATTCATAGGTGTGTTCACAG gtgtgcacaggtgtgttcaggtgtgcacag gtgtgttcaggtgtgcacaggtgtgcTCACAGGGGCTCAGTCCGTGCTGTCCGTGCAGCCCCGGTTTCCCGCGGCCgctgtgtgtgtgggtgtggtGGGGGTCGCACCCCCTGAGAGCCCCCCACACCCCCGGGCctgccggggcggggcggggcggggccgccccctCCTCCGGGGCCGCCTCCCGCGGGCGCGCATCCGCTCCGCTCTCCCGGGAGATCCGCGGGCACACCTCCCGCTGGGAGCGCgccgagccgggccgagccgagccgggccgggccatggcccCGGCGGGCCGCGCGGCGCTGCGCTGCGCGCTGCTGTGCGCGCTGCTGTGCGCGCACGGAGCCGCTCCCACCCGCGCAG GAGAGTGTGGCAAGCTGAGCTCCTGCGAGgtgtgcacaggcagcagcCGCCCCCACAACGGCACCGACTGCGTCTGGGTGGGCTGCAGGACCCCCGAGGAGccag gagcagggagctgcgTGCAGCGGGGCTCGGCGGTGCCGGGGACCTGCGCCCTCTACAACAGCAGCGCCCTGTGCCCAG cactGAAGTCCCACACGGAAGAACCTCCACGACCGCACAGCAAGGAGCCAGTGACACACTCCACAA GGACCACCACGAGTGCCCCCCTGACGGGCAGCCCCGAGTTCCACCCGCCCGGCTTCGACACGGCGAGTTTCGTGGGGGGCATGGTGCTGGTGCTGTGCGTGCAGGCCGTCGCCTTCTTCGTCATCAAGTTCATCAAGTCCAAGGACAGCACCTACCAAACGCT AGAGGACAACCAGTAG
- the GPR3 gene encoding G-protein coupled receptor 3, which translates to MMEKGPPNSSEGQQGWFSARNGSGSSLGLQSVAQPLALNPWDVVLCVSGTVICCENAVVLLAILHTPALRAPAFLLLGSLATADLLAGLGLLLHVALVYLVPWEAASLLTVGLLVASFTASVSSLLSITIDRYLSLCDALTYHSESTVTRTHVMLLLTWGASVCWGLLPAAGWNCLGQPSACSAVRPLTRGQLAALAACLLAALAAVLQLYVRICRVLRRHARHIAVQRHLPAGCHEASARRGAATLAVTLGTPAACWLPFALHGLLGGRSSPALHTYATLLPAAYNSLLNPVIYAFRNREIRKVLWAACCGCSAGPSRARPPSDV; encoded by the coding sequence ATGATGGAGAAGGGGCCCCCCAACTCCAGCgagggccagcagggctggttcTCAGCCAGGAACGGCAGCGGCAGCTCCTTGGGTCTGCAGTCCGTGGCGCAGCCCCTCGCCCTGAACCCCTGGGACGTCGTGCTCTGCGTCTCGGGGACCGTCATCTGCTGCGAGAACGCCGTGGTGCTGCTGGCCATCCTCCACACGCCGGCCCTCCGCGCCCCGgccttcctcctcctcggcAGCCTGGCCACCGCCGACCTGCTGGcgggcctggggctgctcctgcacgTCGCCCTCGTGTACCTCGTGCCCTGGGAGGCGGCCAGCCTGCTGACCGTGGGGCTGCTGGTCGCCTCCTTCACGGCCAGCGTCAGCAGCCTGCTGAGCATCACCATCGACCGCTACCTGTCCCTGTGCGACGCCCTGACCTACCACTCGGAGAGCACGGTCACCAGGACGCACGTCATGCTGCTGCTCACCTGGGGAGCCTCGgtgtgctgggggctgctgcccgCGGCGGGCTGGAACTGCCTGGGGCAGCCCTCGGCCTGCAGCGCGGTGCGGCCGCTGACCCGGGGCCAGCTGGCCGCgctggccgcctgcctgctggcCGCGCTGGCCGCCGTGCTGCAGCTCTACGTGCGGATCTGCCGCGTGCTGCGCCGGCACGCGCGGCACATCGCCGTGCAGAGGCACCTCCCGGCCGGCTGCCACGAGGCCAGCGCCCGCCGCGGCGCCGCCACGCTGGCCGTCACCCTGGGCACGCCGGCGGCCTGCTGGCTGCCCTTCGCCCTGCACGGGCTGCTGGGGGGCCGCAGCTCGCCCGCCCTCCACACCTACGCCACGCTGCTGCCCGCCGCCTACAACTCCCTGCTGAACCCCGTCATCTACGCCTTCCGCAACCGGGAGATCCGGAAGGTTCTGTGGGCCGCGTGCTGCGGCTGCTCCGCGGGGCCCtcccgcgcccgcccgcccaGCGACGTCTGA